In Ferroplasma sp., a single window of DNA contains:
- a CDS encoding DEAD/DEAH box helicase family protein, whose product MEISYKAGSIISDENYAGIFSYDDRIKKYRAPAYMYSEIIKKPGIIDKVFQDKKLEIDSSINLRPYQKKSLEMWARNNYSGTVVLPTAAGKTILGIYAITMLKVPTIILAPTIELIIQWREKLKDLLKVDVGQIGGGERDIKDISVSTYDSAYLMAESLGNRFKLIIADEVHHMASESYLQIAKFYASPYRLGLTATYERDDKLHEVLEKYMGGKVFELGYEELNDFISNYKIVRIPIDLSEEDEIEYEKNHEIFLSYLRKRNIKLNGNMNFENLIMSSWNPEGKEALMAWRKAREIAFNAEKKVDYLRYLLSKHPGEKIIIFSEDTSTAYLISKEFLVPALTYMTPGKERKKYLDMFKTGEITVLATSRILDEGVDVPDASIAIIMSGSGSTRQFRQRLGRILRPSEGKSSYLYELVSAGTAEYGTSRRRRKGVPVGLNDST is encoded by the coding sequence ATGGAAATATCATATAAAGCCGGAAGCATAATATCAGATGAAAATTATGCCGGCATATTTTCATATGATGATAGGATTAAAAAATACCGGGCTCCGGCTTACATGTACTCAGAAATTATTAAAAAACCAGGAATTATAGATAAGGTTTTTCAGGATAAAAAACTTGAAATAGATTCCAGCATAAACCTCAGGCCATACCAGAAAAAGTCACTGGAGATGTGGGCAAGGAATAATTATTCAGGCACCGTTGTTTTGCCCACTGCTGCAGGTAAAACCATACTTGGGATATATGCAATAACGATGCTTAAGGTCCCCACAATAATACTTGCACCAACAATAGAGCTTATCATACAGTGGAGGGAGAAACTTAAGGATTTATTGAAGGTAGATGTTGGTCAGATAGGGGGTGGCGAGAGAGATATAAAGGACATCTCTGTCTCTACATACGACTCAGCCTATCTAATGGCAGAGAGCCTGGGCAACCGCTTCAAATTAATTATTGCAGATGAGGTGCACCATATGGCATCTGAAAGTTATTTGCAGATAGCCAAATTCTATGCATCACCCTACAGGCTTGGCCTTACTGCCACATATGAAAGGGACGATAAACTCCATGAGGTGCTTGAAAAATATATGGGTGGCAAGGTTTTTGAGTTGGGCTATGAGGAATTGAATGATTTTATATCGAATTATAAAATAGTAAGAATACCAATAGACCTCAGCGAGGAGGATGAGATAGAATACGAAAAGAACCATGAAATATTCCTTTCATATTTAAGAAAGAGGAATATAAAATTGAATGGGAACATGAACTTTGAAAATTTAATAATGTCATCATGGAATCCCGAGGGAAAGGAAGCATTGATGGCATGGAGAAAAGCCCGTGAAATAGCGTTCAATGCTGAAAAAAAGGTAGATTATTTAAGGTACCTTCTGAGCAAACATCCTGGGGAAAAAATAATAATATTCTCTGAGGATACGTCCACAGCATATCTGATTTCAAAGGAATTCCTTGTCCCGGCACTTACATACATGACGCCTGGAAAGGAGAGGAAAAAATATCTGGACATGTTCAAAACTGGGGAGATCACCGTGCTTGCCACATCCCGAATACTTGATGAGGGAGTTGATGTACCTGACGCATCTATTGCCATAATAATGAGTGGTTCTGGCAGCACAAGGCAGTTCAGGCAGAGGCTGGGGAGAATTCTAAGGCCATCAGAGGGAAAGTCCAGCTATCTTTACGAACTGGTTTCAGCTGGTACGGCAGAGTATGGAACTTCAAGGAGGAGGAGAAAAGGTGTTCCCGTCGGACTTAATGATAGCACGTAA
- a CDS encoding antibiotic biosynthesis monooxygenase encodes MIHVGLYYKVKEGHNEDFVKTFNSVLQLLKSKPETGFIDGKLYQEVDCPREYMIYTEWKDRTAFKNFIEMREFKETTDYGNTILEGTPRNKVFGESNGQTY; translated from the coding sequence ATGATACATGTAGGTTTGTACTACAAGGTTAAGGAAGGCCATAACGAGGATTTTGTGAAAACATTCAACAGTGTGCTACAGCTATTGAAAAGCAAACCAGAAACCGGATTTATCGACGGGAAGCTCTATCAGGAAGTGGACTGTCCAAGGGAATATATGATTTACACAGAATGGAAGGATAGGACAGCATTCAAAAACTTTATAGAAATGAGAGAATTCAAGGAAACCACGGATTATGGGAATACGATACTTGAGGGAACACCGAGAAACAAAGTCTTCGGAGAAAGCAATGGGCAAACTTATTAA
- a CDS encoding dihydrodipicolinate synthase family protein yields MNHGTGFKINSAIPTVFNINQEINWDETSGIVEFLNRINVKNISILLFGGEHYRLSLEEKKNQIELITGIAGSRQKVFVGLNDVSFNSTMILEKEADKYGAVAGIISIPPYMPFYGVRKNTVKRFLSMVLKSSGIPLILQDTGVPESILPEPGFWRKYINNGKLAGFKIEGMGSMRKIKTLHAMYMDTEIYGGYLGINMEKEIKSGSAGSIIGSSMPDKIRETILNNASSTIKEDVLKMLRFEVNHLYSFTSIEKYILMKRGIISGYTCRCPCPPFSHAVLGRSDTFYNKIFGDL; encoded by the coding sequence ATGAATCATGGAACTGGGTTCAAGATTAACTCCGCGATTCCCACAGTTTTTAATATAAATCAGGAAATAAACTGGGACGAGACTTCAGGAATAGTTGAATTTTTAAATAGAATTAATGTAAAAAACATTTCAATACTTCTATTTGGAGGTGAGCATTACAGGCTTTCACTGGAAGAGAAGAAGAATCAGATTGAATTAATTACAGGGATTGCAGGCAGCAGGCAGAAGGTTTTTGTTGGTCTGAACGATGTTTCTTTCAATTCTACTATGATACTGGAAAAAGAGGCTGATAAGTACGGTGCAGTGGCGGGGATAATTTCTATACCTCCATATATGCCATTTTACGGAGTGAGGAAAAATACTGTAAAGCGCTTTCTATCCATGGTTTTAAAAAGTTCTGGGATACCACTGATATTACAGGATACTGGAGTACCTGAGAGTATTTTGCCTGAACCCGGATTCTGGAGAAAATATATAAATAATGGGAAACTGGCAGGGTTTAAAATAGAGGGCATGGGCTCCATGAGAAAAATAAAAACCCTGCATGCCATGTACATGGATACTGAGATTTACGGCGGGTATCTCGGAATTAATATGGAAAAGGAAATAAAATCCGGGTCAGCCGGTAGCATAATCGGCTCATCGATGCCTGATAAAATCAGGGAAACTATTCTAAATAACGCATCATCAACTATAAAAGAGGATGTGCTCAAGATGCTCAGATTCGAGGTTAATCATCTGTATTCTTTTACGTCTATAGAAAAATACATACTCATGAAGAGAGGAATAATTTCAGGATATACATGTAGATGTCCATGCCCTCCATTTAGCCATGCAGTTCTGGGGAGGAGTGATACATTTTACAATAAAATATTTGGAGATTTGTGA
- a CDS encoding L-rhamnose mutarotase, with translation MRYSFHLIIRDEMKDEYIKRHNNVWPELLKLLKEAGVRNYSIFMDGADIFGYWECEDLSRTLDIINCSEINRKWQDFMSDVIITAPESRTRDTVTEVFHLD, from the coding sequence ATGAGATATAGTTTCCATCTTATTATAAGGGACGAAATGAAGGATGAATATATAAAAAGGCATAACAATGTGTGGCCAGAATTATTAAAATTACTGAAAGAAGCCGGCGTCAGGAATTACTCCATATTCATGGATGGTGCCGATATTTTTGGCTACTGGGAGTGTGAGGATTTAAGCAGGACGCTTGACATTATAAACTGCAGTGAAATAAACCGGAAATGGCAGGATTTTATGAGTGATGTGATAATAACTGCACCAGAAAGCCGTACCCGGGATACAGTCACGGAGGTTTTCCATCTAGATTAA